The Anomaloglossus baeobatrachus isolate aAnoBae1 chromosome 7, aAnoBae1.hap1, whole genome shotgun sequence sequence tggtgttacataggactgcaggtgacatctactacattatctgtactcagagatatcactgtgttatctgtggtgttacataggactgcaggtgacatctactgcattatctgtactcagagatatcactgtgttatctgtggtgttacataggactgcaggtgacatctactacattatctgtactcagagagatatcactgtgttatctgtggtgttacataggactgcaggtgacatctactacattatctgtactcagagatatcactgtgttatctgtggtgttacataggactgcaggtgacatctactacattatctgtactcagagatatcactgtgttatctgtggtgttacataggactgcaggtgacatctactacattatctgtactcagagagatatcactgtgttatctgtggtgttacataggactgcaggtgacatctactacattatctgtactcagagatatcactctgttatctgtggtgttacataggactgcaggtgacatctactacattatctgtactcagagatatcactgtgttatctgtggtgttacataggactgcaggtgacatctactacattatctgtactcagagagatatcactgtgttatctgtggtgttacataggactgcaggtgacatctactacattatctgtactcagagatatcactgtgttatctgtggtgttacataggactgcaggtgacatctactacattatctgtactcagagagatatcactgtgttatctgtggtgttacataggactgcaggtgacatctgctacattatctgtactcagagatatcactgtgttatctgtggtgttacataggactgcaggtgacatctactacattatctgtactcagagagatatcactgtgttatctgtggtgttacataggactgcaggtgacatctactacattatctgtactcagagagatcactgtgttatctgtggtgttacataggactgcaggtgacatctactacattatctgtactcagagatatcactgtgttatctgtggtgttacataggactgcaggtgacatctactgcattatctgtactcagagatatcactgtgttatctgtggtgttacataggactgcaggtgacatctactacattatctgtactcagagatatcactgtgctatctgtgctgttacataggactgcaggtgacatctactacattatctgtactcagatatatcactgtgttatctgtggtgttacataggactgcaggtgacatctactacattatctgtactcagagatatcactgtgttatctgtggtgttacataggactgcaggtgacatctactacattatctgtactcagagagatatcactgtgttatctgtggtgttacataggactgcaggtgacatctactacattatctgtactcagagatatcactgtgttatctgtggtgttacataggactgcaggtgacatctactacattatctgtactcagagagatatcactgtgttatctgtggtgttacataggactgccggtgacatctactacattatctgtactcagagagatatcactgtgtaatctgtggtgttacataggactgcaggtgacatctactacattatctgtactcagagatatcactgtgttatctgtggtgttacataggactgcaggtgacatctactacattatctgtactcagagatatcactgtgttatctgtggtgttacataggactgcaggtgacatctactacattatctgtactcagagagatatcactgtgttatctgtggtgttacataggactgcaggtgacctctactacattatctgtactcagtgatatcactgtgttatctgtggtgttgcataggactgcaggtgacctctactacattatctgtactcagagatatcactgtgttatctgtggagttacataggactgcaggtgacatctactacattatctgtactcagagagatatcactgtgtcatctgtggtgttacataggactgcaggtgacatctactacattatctgtactcagagatatcactgtgttatctgtggtgttacataggactgcaggtgacatctactacattatctgtactcagagatatcactgtgttatctgtggtgttacataggactgcaggtgacatctactacattatctgtactcagagagatatcactgtgttatctgtggtgttacataggactgcaggtgacatctactacattatatgtactcagagatatcactgtgttatctgtggtgttacataggactgcaggtgacatctactacattatctgtactcagagagatatcactgtgttatctgtggtgttacataggactgcaggtgacatctactacattatatgtactcagagatatcactttgttatctgtggtgttacataggactgcaggtgacatctactacattatctgtactcagagatatcactgtgttatctgtggtgttacataggactgcaggtgacatctactacattatctgtactcatagatatcactgtgttatctgtggtgttacataggactgcaggtgacatctactacattatctgtactcatagatatcactgtgttatctgtggtgttacataggactgcaggtgacatctactacattatctgtactcagagagatcactgtgttatctgtggtgttacataggactgcaggtgacatctactacattatctgtactcagagatatcactgtgttatctgtggtgttacataggactgcaggtgacatctactacattatctgtactcagagatatcactgtgttatctgtggtgttacataggactgcaggtgacatctactacattatctgtactcagagatatcactgtgttatctgtggtgttacataggactgcaggtgacatctactacattatctgtactcagagatatcactgtgttatctgtggtgttacataggactgcaggtgacatctactacattatctgtactcagagatatcactgtgttatctgtggtgttacataggactgcaggtgacatctactacattatctgtactcagatatatcactgtgttatctgtggtgttacataggactgcaggtgacatctactacattatctgtactcagagagataccactgtgttatctgtggtgttacataggactgcaggtgacatctactacattatctgtactcagagatatcactgtgttatctgtggtgttacataggactgcaggtgacatctactgcattatctgtactcagagatatcactgtgttatctgtggtgttacataggactgcaggtgacatctactccattatctgtactcagagatatcactgtgttatctgtggtgttacataggactgcaggtgacatctactccattatctgtactcagagatatcactgtgttatctgtggtgttacataggactgcaggtgacatctactacattatctgtactcagagagatatcactgtgttatctgtggtgttacataggactgcaggtgacctctactacattatctgtactcagatatatcactgtgtcatctgtggtgttacataggactgcaggtgacatctactacattatctgtactcagagatatcactgtgttatctgtggtgttacataggactgcaggtgacatctactacattatctgtactcagagatatcactgtgctatctgtggtgttacataggactgcaggtgacatctactacattatctgtactcagagatatcactgtgctatctgtggtgttacataggactgcaggtgacatctactacattatctgtactcagagatatcactgtgttatctgtggtgttacataggactgcaggtgacatctactacattatctgcgctcagagatatcactgtgttatctgtggtgttacataggactgcaggtgacatctactacattatctgtactcagagatatcactgtgttatctgtggtgttacataggactgcaggtgacatctactgcattatctgtactcagagatatcactgtgttatctgtggtgttacataggactgcaggtgacatctactacattatctgtactgagagatatcactgtgttatctgtggtgttacataggactgcaggtgacatctactgcattatctgtactcggagagatatcactgtgttatctgtggtgttacataggactgcaggtgacatctactacattatctgtactcagagatatcactgtgttatctgtggtgttacataggactgcaggtgacatctactacattatctgtactcagagatatcactgtgttatctgtggagttacataggactgcaggtgacatctactacattatatgtactcagagagatatcactgtgttatctgtggtgttacataggactgcaggtgacatctactacattatctgtactcagagatatcacttcgttatctgtggtgttacataggactgcaggtgacatctactacattatatgtactcagagatatcactgtgttatctgtggtgttacataggactgcaggtgacatctactacattatatgtactcagagagatatcactgtgttatctgtggtgttacataggactgcaggtgacatctactacattatctgcactcagagatatcactgtgttatctgtggtgttacataggactgcaggtgacatctactacattatctgtactcagagatatcacttcgttatctgtggtgttacataggactgcaggtgacatctactacattatatgtactcagagatatcactgtgttatctgtggagttacataggactgcaggtgacatctactacattatatgtactcagagagatatcactgtgttatctgtggtgttacataggactgcaggtgacatctactacattatctgtactcagagatatcactgtgttatctgtggtgttacataggactgcaggtgacatttatattatctgtactcagagatatcactgtgttatctgtggtgttacataggacttcaggtgacatctactacattatctgtactcagagatatcactgtgttatctgtggagttacataggactgcaggtgacatctactacattatctgtactcagagatatcactgtgttatctgtggagttacataggactgcaggtgacatctactacattatctgtactcagagagatcactttgttatctgtggtgttacataggactgcaggtgacatctactacattatctgtactcagatatatcactgtgttatctgtggtgttacataggactgcaggtgacatctactacattatctgtactcagagagatatcactgtgttatctgtggtgttacataggactgcaggtgacatctaccacattatctgtactcagagagatatcactgtgttatctgtggtgttacataggactgcaggtgacatctactacattatatgtactcagagagatatcactgtgttatctgtggtgttacataggactgcaggtgacatctaccacattatctgtactcagagagatatcactgtgttatctgtggtgttacataggactgcaggtgacatctactacattatctgtactcagagatatcactgtgttatctgtggtgttacataggactgcaggtgacatctactacattatctgtactcagagatatcactgtgttatctgtggtgttacataggactgcaggtgacatctactacattatatgtactcagagagatatcactgtgttatctgtggtgttacataggactgcaggtgacatctactccattatctgtactcagagatatcactgtgttatctgtggtgttacataggactgcaggtgacatctactacattatctgtactcagagatatcactgtgttatctgtggtgttacataggactgcaggtgacatctactacattatctgtactcagagatatcactgtgttatctgtggtgttacataggactgcaggtgacatctactacattatctgtactcagagatatcactgtgttatctgtggtgttacataggactgcaggtgacagctactacattatctgtactcagagatatcactgtgttatctgtggtgttacataggactgcaggtgacatctactacattatctgtactcagagatataactgtgttatctgtggtgttacataggactgcaggtaacatctactacattatctgtactcagagatataactgtgttatctgtggcgttacataggactgcaggggacatctactacattatctgtactcagagatatcactgtgttatctgtgctgttacataggactgcaggtgacatctactacattatctgtactcagagagatatcactgtgttatctgtggtgttacataggactgcaggtgacatctactacattatctgtactcagagatatcactgtgttatctgtggtgttacataggactgcaggtgacatctactacattatctgtactcagagatatcgctgtgttatctgtggtgttacataggactgcaggtgacatctactgcattatctgtactccgagatatcactgtgttatctgtggtgttacataggactgcaggtgacatctactacattatctgtactcagagatatcactgtgttatctgtggtgttacataggactgcaggtgacatctactgcattatctgtactcagagatattactgtgttatctgtggtgttacataggactgcaggtgacatctactgcattatctgtactcagatatcactgtgttatctgtggagttacataggactgcaggtgacatctactacattatctgtactcagagatatcactgtgttatctgtggtgttacataggactgcaggtgacatctactacattatctgtactcagagatatcactgtgttatctgtggtgttacataggactgcaggtgacatctactacattatatgtactcagagagatatcactgtgttatctgtggtgttacataggactgcaggtgacatctactacattatatgtactcagagagatatcactgtgttatctgtggtgttacataggactgcaggtcacatctactacattatctgtactcagagatatcactgtgttatctgtggtgttacataggactgcaggtcacatctactacattatctgtactcagagatatcactgtgctatctgtggtgttacataggactgcaggtgacatctactacattatctgtactcagagatatcactgtgttatctgtggtgttacataggactgcaggtcacatctactacattatatgtactcagagagatatcactgtgttatctgtggtgttacataggactgcaggtgacatctactccattatctgtactcagagatatcactgtgttatctgtggtgttacataggactgcaggtgacatctactacattatctgtactcagagagatatcactgtgttatctgtggtgttacataggactgcaggtgacatctactccattatctgtactcagagatatcactgtgttatctgtggtgttacataggactgcaggtgacatctactacattatctgtactcagagatatcactgtgttatctgtggtgttacataggactgcaggtgacatcggtGCTGCACTATAGATAGTACATTGCTGATCACTGAGCCGGCGTCTTTTTGTAGAGGAATAATCTTTTATTCTTCACTTCTTGAACATTTCTTTAGTGATTTCTGGAGCTTTTGCGATTACAACAATGGGTAAAGATTCTGCAAAAATTATAGCAAAACACCTGAAGCGTTTGTGTAATGCGGATCTGGACGCCTTTATCGTGGCCCTCTGTGGTGTCGAGGCTCCGAGAGGATGCAACAAAATCCAGATCAAAGAGCTAAAAGGAAAAACTGCAGTGGAGGTGGCCGACGTCATCATCGGTTCCTACACTGTGAGGCACGGTCCAAAAAAAGTCATCAAAGGTCTGAAGATCATCAACAAAAATCAGATCCGGATCGACCTACAGAAAGATCTCCGAGGAGGTGAGAACTGGCCTATTGCCGGCAATGATTCTAATGGATTTCACTCACTGAAAGGCAACAAACTTGATAGTTACAATGTCTGTGATAGGCCCTATCTAGTTCCCTAGACAAGCACACCTATCATCATGTTACCCCTTACTTGCTAGCTTTCTGTACTGTAGACATCCTCTTGTAGACTGTCTCCTCTCCTACTGCCAGATTACCTTCTCACTAGGAAGTAATACAGGAGAATCCAGTTTTTTGTTTACACCAAGGTTACACTACAGCTCTAGTTCTATTTTTTCCATGACTCAGCAGCTCAGTATGCTAACTCTTTATGCTCTGCATTCATGATGTCAGATTTCACTCCTGCTCCTCAGTTGCCCTGTTTGGCCATGTTATACTTTTCACTGCTGCACTTTACATGATCCATTGCACAGTGTTTGCAGCATACATATAAACACAGGGCAGAAATATAACATTGTAGTACAGataactacatatatatatatatatatatatatatatatatatatatatatatatatatatatatatattaacaaggCATCAGCTCAGTGAACCAGCAATTTAAGTGATTTCTCTACTGCAGAAGAGTTAGAGGTAATACATTGTCGCCGGTCACAGTTACCACAGTCCTGAACCATACAGCATATAGCATTAGGGGTTCATGTAACAAAGGTTCATAATGTTAGTAAAACCCTGGTGAACCCGTCTACAACCCTCCTACACTGAGCGACCGGAGGTGCAGCTGCCGGATTACAACATGGCAGTGACGTAATCTGCTGCTTTTATCTCACCAGATAAAAACGTAATGAAGAATCCAAAGACCACGAAGGCCGGTGGTAAGTATAATATTAGGTCAATGAAACTGATCCCCATTGATGTGACTGTGTCCATTTGGGGCAAGTACAAGAAATGTCCGGAAGGTGGTGACACGATCCATGGTCTATTGAGGCTTGAGAACTAAAATATCTCTtagggctgattcatcatttgcattttgtTTTTAATAATTTTTCTCATTTTTTATTTGTGTTACTCGCTGCAatttttttgctccaaattctGCTAAATAGTGCGTGTGGACCCAGCGATGAGGACAAATCCCGGTTGATATAAATTGTGGATTCTTCATTGTTCCTCATGTTGTGACATCTATTGTGTTACTTGTGTTTCACATCTGAAGCTCCTGGGACGAGCAGTGATAAGGCCAGTGGAGCAGGTTGGAAGCAGAACGTGAAAGAGAAAAAAGTCTTTAAGCCGACTGTGACCGTACAACCCATGGGTGCCAACACCGGCTGTGAGCCGGGGACAAGTCAACAGCCTGGGAAACAACCAAAGCCTAAACGAGGAAGGAAACTAAAAAGCGGTAAACAGCCGAACAGCCCTTATGCGTTCTCCAGATGTGACTGTCACACAGTGCTTGGCTCAGATCTCGCCgtgtgtcatggcggcattggacgctgttcacactacagacgcTGACAATTctttgagttgcacaggcaggctgggGCGTCAACCAGCTGTATGTTCATTATTGATCAGTCTAGCAGAAGTTAATctgtgctagcctgctggttacctctaggatcacatgttgtgtgtgaggcctatcacagttactccccgcctttttaagatagtagaatttgtcttcccatgctgactatagattttgctaaaccggtccatgtgctgttgtgatccagtTGCTGGTGCTCTTTATTTTTTCCTTATCACATATTGACTTATACCTCTGTGAGGGCTTGCTGTGTGATAGAGATTTGGTGTCCCCATTTGTCTACTTTTGTGGGTTCTACCACTCTTGTCCTGACCCTTCCCTGGGGTGGAGGagtgggggtattagatcaggggtgGCCAGGAGCAGGggcaggaaggcggcccagacatcttcaccattagagctatctctgggataagggacagctaagGTCCCcttagcctgagggtcagtctaggagccccggtcaCCTGCTATCCCCTACTACTTCGTGACAGTGACCTCTTCTGCTGGATGATAGCAGCCACATGACTGCAGATGATAATGTTATTCATGGCGTTGTGATCAGATTACACTTATGTTTATGCAGATACAAAAACCACTGAGATATCAGCAGTAAAAGCGGAAACCTcaggtggagccgtgggcggcaaaCGAGCGAGAAAAGAGTCAGGCGAGAAAGAAGAGAAAccaaaaagagcaagaaagcaatCCACAAGCGGTAAATGAACTGacggctcgggggggggggggggggggggagggggggggcgtaAAACTGACAAGTGTCAAGGACAAACATCACAATGCTGTTACTTTACATTTTGTTctattagtgtttttatgttgttttgcaTCTAGACTTGAGATAAGGACAAACATGAAAAGAAGTCCATGCTAGATATGTGATTCTCAACCTCACAATGAGCCAACAAAGTAGTGAGATAAATTGGAGGACACGATATTGTTGGAGTCCAGACTGTTCTTAAAGAGAATGGTCGGTCTTAACAATTCACATCTCATCCTGTCCCGACAACTAGGCGGCTACGGGAACATCCGAGCTGCTCTTTTTAGAAAtaggaataataataaaaataggaAGTATAGGTGGCGTAGCTTGGCTGTACTCGGCAGCTTCTGCAGCTGCACCATCAACGACTGGCACATGGACGAATTTCAAAGACTGAGATGGGAATATCACTTATACCCTTTTAGAAAGTGAAATGTCTTCGAGAGGGTCTCCAAAATGTGCACCAAAAAAATGGGACTCTAAAATACATTAAAAATCAATGACAGAATCATGGAGGGTGGTCTTCACATGCACGGTGGCCTTTTCAAAGCTTTTTGCTAATTATGAATGTTAGCTCATGGGGAACAGTTAATCAGTGAATTTGGTCAGTAGTGCAACTTGAGTccaatgggccccgatgcaaaatttggacctgggcccccacctGCATGTTTGTCAGATGCATGGGCCCTTGTAGCGTTCCAGATCCTGTGAAGACATATGTGTTTGCCCCCCTATTTAACAATGTCCCCCATAATCTTCTCGATCCTGAAATTATTCAAAAATAGTATCTGCACTCTGCACTGCACAAGTAAAGGGAggagaaaaacaagaatgtagtttggtgaatattggaatgtgactacgcattactgctaagaaaacaggaaaaaaatttgaaaatatttttttgatgTAGGTGGACAAATCTGTTCACCTACTTATCTGTGCCCAAACTGCATCAAGGTGCAACTCTTATCTGAGTCCTACACtaaatgctatgcctctcttgtTTGGACAAGGGCAATTTTTCTAGTCTCTCCTAAAATGATGTCCCCCATTCTGGACCACTTCCCGTACTAACATCGTCCatactggccccttcctgtaataatgtcccaataTTGGGCCCCTTTTAGTCTTAatttctcccatcctggcccccttccgGGTATGAAGTCCCCTATCTTGGGCCTGTTTCTGACATAATGTCCTCTATCCCTTCCCCTTCATGGTATAATGTCCAACATCctaggcccctttctggtataatgttcTATTTCCTTGTATAATATCCACCACCATAGGCCTCTCCCAGTAATAATATCTCCCTTCCTGGGCTGCTTTCAGTTATAATGTTCTCCATCTTGGGCCTTTTCCAATAATAATGTTCCTCATCTTggtccccttccagtaataatgtcccccatcctggaaacTCCTCAATCATGGGTCCTTTCCtgctataatgtcctccatcctgggccccttcgttGTATAAggtctccctttcctggtatattctCCCCCGTCCTTGTATAATGTCCCCCTTCCtttgccctttcctggtataatgttctccatcctgcacCCTTTCCTGGTACAATGGGTCCATCAAGGGtcttttccagtaataatgtctctgTTCTACATCTCTTCTCCAACAAATATAGAAAACCCCCAATTCTTCTCACCTGCCCCCTCTCCCATGTTGTGCAGTGAAGAAGCCGACAGCTGATTTCAGGTTGCAAGTGATGTGCAGCACATGATGTCCCTGCCATGCGCAGGCAGTTACTTGCACGCCAACGTCAGCCGCAGAGGTCTGATTGGCTGACAGCTTGTATTGCAGTGTAGGGACCAGATGGGTTTCTGTGCCGCAATACATTTAAGCTGAATGTGCGTCTTCAGACATCCATCATAGTAGCTGGCGTTGGTGGGCCCCTCTGCAGCACTTGCCTGGCCGAAATCACACTCTCTGCAACCGCAATCATTACACCCTCGATTTCAGGGCACAGATTTTGAAACATTTCTATTGAAATGTTTGATGAAATCGGGCATCCGCTCTTCTGGTAGTGACACTTTCCTTGTATATTCACTGCAGATAAGAAACATATTGTGAATGAAAAGCGAAGCAAGTTAATAAACTCCGTCACTCACGTGGATCCAGTCCTGGAcgatctcctggaggaagagttactGACGCAGGAACAATACGGGATCATCCGAAAGAAAGGCACCAGCCAGGACAAGATGCGAGAACTCTACGATTATGTGATATCCTGGGGTCCCAAAGATAACAATAGGTTTTTCTCAATCTTAAAGAAGCATAACCCGGTGGTGATTAAGAATCTGAAAACAAATCCCAAGTGAGAGATGTAGACCCTAAATGCCAACGCTGCCAACGCTTCCATGTACCCGAGCGCCAACACTCCACATTGCTTAAGCTTTATGCAAACATTTAGTATAAGAGTTTCTAGAAGTTTTAAGGCCGTCGCCACCTACAGCACAAATAAACTCTGACCAACCTCAAATCTCTGGAAGAACAACAGGACTCAGGAAATCTGGTGATCCGAGGGCAAAAAGTTTGGAAAAACATGGAAACCCTTGTAGTTTCTTTCATCAAAGCTCATGGtcatgttttgttatttttttgcttATTATCAACATGCAAATTTATATAATAAAATCATAGCTCACACAAGATCGGTTCCCTCCGTGCTGTTATTTACCACCATGATCAATCGTGTTAGCAGCAGTCCCCGAAAAGGATctacactgagcggccacccagctCCCCAGATAATAGAATCACACACGCACCTAGCGATTCCCTGCCGCTCCTCCACTCTTCTCTCCTTCTTGTCTCCTCTCTTCTTACTACTGTTGCTGACCAGTAGTAAACTATGGAGCAATGTTCCCTGAAAAAGGTTCCATAGATTGGAGTATGGATTTGATTGACGTTGTAGGACCACTACTCATTGCATTATGTCGATcttcatttttaatatttttttaaataaattggtgaacgagggacagtaacacatactgggttagtaatgtctgaTAGACGCATGTCCATTACTAACCCATTtgattgatgccagctgacaattcacagctga is a genomic window containing:
- the LOC142246549 gene encoding uncharacterized protein LOC142246549 yields the protein MGKDSAKIIAKHLKRLCNADLDAFIVALCGVEAPRGCNKIQIKELKGKTAVEVADVIIGSYTVRHGPKKVIKGLKIINKNQIRIDLQKDLRGDKNVMKNPKTTKAGAPGTSSDKASGAGWKQNVKEKKVFKPTVTVQPMGANTGCEPGTSQQPGKQPKPKRGRKLKSDTKTTEISAVKAETSGGAVGGKRARKESGEKEEKPKRARKQSTSDKKHIVNEKRSKLINSVTHVDPVLDDLLEEELLTQEQYGIIRKKGTSQDKMRELYDYVISWGPKDNNRFFSILKKHNPVVIKNLKTNPK